The segment AACAAAGGAACGTGAGAAGATATTTGCTCCCTACCAGGTGAATATGGATCTCCTGAGCCATGCCAAACCAGGAGCAATTGTCATGCACTGTCTACCCGCACATCGTGGCAGTGAGATCACCGATGAAGTGATTGACAGCAGCAGAAGTGTCGTATGGGACCAGGCAGAAAACCGGCTCCATGTTCAGAAGGCCCTTCTCCTCCGTTTGTTGGCGTAAGTACTGTAATTATATATAATCAATTTTCTTTTTTATTCCTGAAATTTTAATAAAAAAGGGTTATTCTGTTATTTCGCGTTTGAAGATAAACATCGTTGAGATAAATCCGAAGACGATGTTGAGATAGAACATAATGAGTCGCCAGAGAAGGATAAAGATCCCAAGTGCTGCTGTCGGGACAAAGAGAGCATAGAGCGAAGCTGCAGATAGCTCTGCAACACCTGACGCACCCGGTGTAATCGGGATCATACTTACGAGGGCGATAATGATCTGGGCAAGCATGGATTCAGAAACCGAGGGTGGAAGACCAAGCCCCATTAGAATTACAGATGCCACCACAAACTCTGAGAACCAGAATAGGATGGTACAGACAGACCCCCAGACAAAACCGGATTTTCCATGTTTTGCAAAGGCGTTGATTCCACAACAGAAATTATCAAATTCAACATCTGTCCGTGTAATAATCTTCTGAAATGATGGTTTCTTCATCTTAACTTCTATCCAGTGAAGAAACCGCATAACCAGCCGTTTTGCAGGGTCTGGATACCGTACTGCATACACAAGCAGGAGAACAAAAAAGATCAAAAGAAACAGGGAAAAGAAGATCACAAAGATGATTCCACTGTTAAGAGACCAGATAACACTACCCATAATGAAGATACTGCATATACTGAGTCCTACCAGCATGATCGCATCAAGAACCCGCTCCATTATAACTACGGCAGTTGCGTCACCAACCGACATCTTTGCCTTGTAGAGCTCGTGAATCCTGACCGGTTCTCCTCCTGCCTGACCAGGGGTGAGGGCACCTGCAAGAAGATTTGCAACAACCATGTTGTAACAGTGAGCAAATGGTACATGGTATCCAAGAGAGAGAGACATCTTCTGGATACGAAGTGCCCAGAGAGCAAAGGAAATAAATCTGAGTGATAATGCTAGCATCAGGAAAAAGATGTTGATGTGTGCCAGGTAGGTGAGAGTTTCTTCGTTGAAAGTAGAACCTACCATCACAGCCAGAATGATAACGCTGATTCCGATTGAAATATATATCCATTTCTTCTGGCTTTTTTCCATTCTTTCTCCTAATTCTTGAATTTAAACTGAACTAATTGGATCTGACCCATATATCCGTCTTATGAATTAAATCTTGGATTCCAACCTACCTATGCAGGAAAAAGCCCAATAGTTTCCATAACCTGCCCGGCTCCATATAACCCACCATCGAGGTAAACAGCACCTATTAATGCTTCAATACATTCTGCAATAACGCGACCTGATGACCAGATATGCATACGCATCTCACCATTTCCCCAGTGAATATACTCATGAAGATGAATTGTTTCTCCTGCCCTGCGAAGGATGGACATGTTGACGAGATCCATTTTTTTTACTGATATCTCGCCCTTATCACAGCCACCCGTTTCAACAAGGCGGGTGAGAATATGTAGTTCAATCACTGCATCGCCCAGGGTTGCCAGAGCATCCATGTGGTTGGTTTCAGGATATCCCTGTTCCTGACAGTATGCCTTTCTGCTGAGTGCCCTCTCAAGAATATCAGGGTCAGCAAAGGTATACCCGATGATATCCTCGAGATTTGGTTTATCAGCAGAATAATGCATGTTTTATTTTGAAGTGAGATAGGAACAGATACTCTGTGCTGCTTTCTTGGCTCCACCCATTGCGAGGATTACTGTTGCTGCTCCGGTTGTAACATCTCCGGCAGCAAAGATCTTTGGATGTGACGTTTTTCCATCACCGTCTGCTATTACGTTGCCAGCCCGTCCACGTTCAATACCCTCTATCTCACGGACCAGTACCGGATTTGGTCCCTGTCCGATTGCCTGGATGACAACATCGCAATCGAGCGTGAATGTATCGCCATCGATGGGCTTTGCTGCCGGTCTTCCGCTGGCATCAAGTTCGCACATCTGCATCCTGACACATTCAACTCCCGTCACTACCTGCTCACCTAATATCCGGGTCGGGTTTGCACAGGTAATGAACTCAATTCCTTCTTCTTCTGCATGATGGATCTCAGCAAGTCGTGCAGGGAGATCTTCTGAGCGGCGTCGGTAGACGAGAGTTACTTTTGCTCCCATTCTTCGTGCTGTCCTTGCCGCATCCATTGCAACATTTCCTCCTCCTACAACAACTACCCGGCTGGCCTTTGCTATTGGTGTGTCGAATCTTGGAAACTGGTCTGCATGCATCAGGTTTACCCTGGTGAGAAACTCATTGGCTGAGTAGACGCCGTTCAGATGTTCACCAGGAATGTTCATGAAGTATGGAAGGCCTGCACCGGTTCCAAGCATCACAGCATCATATGTGAGAAGTTCAGAAAGCGAAACACTTTTCCCGACAAAATGGTTGAGTTTTACCTCAACTCCAAGTTTGAGCACCTGATCAAGTTCTGCATTTACAACATCTTTGGGAAGCCTGAATGCAGGAATTCCGTATGTCAGCACACCACCGGGGAGATGGAGAGACTCGTACATGACTACGCTGTGCCCTTCACGAGCCAGTTCTCCGGCAGCTGTGATCCCTGCCGGACCTGATCCAATCACTGCCACTCTCTTTCCGGTTGAAGGTTTTTTATCCTGGGGTTTGATACCTGTCCGGCGTTCTTCATCTGCAGCGAATCTTTCGAGCTGACCAATCCGGATTGGTTTATCCTTATTACCAAGGATACAGAGTATTTCACACTGTGTTTCCTGAGGACATACTCGTCCACAGATGGCTGGAAGCATGTTCTGGGTCTTTATTGAAACTGCTGCATTCGCAAAATTTCCTTCTGCAATTTCAGCGATAAATACAGGGATATTGATATTGACAGGACAGCCATCAACACATGCTGGTTTTTTACACTGTAGGCATCGGTTCGCTTCTGCAATTGCCTCTTCAGGAGAAAACCCGGTATCAACTTCCAGAAAGTCATGAATTCTGACTTCTGCAGGGCGGTCTCCCATTTATTTCCCCTCCGCACAGGAACATCCATGTTGATTCCAGAGTGCGATAGCCTCTTTTTCCTGCTCCATGTAATACCGCTGCCTCTGCATAAGCAGATCAAAGTCAACCTCATGGGCATCAAACTCCGGCCCATCCACACAGGCAAAGACTGTCTTTCCTGCTACCTGGCACCGGCATGATCCACACATACCTGTGCCATCTACCATGATGGGGTTCAGGGAAACAAAGGTCTTGATACCTTTATCCCGGGTCGCCATGGAGGTGATTTTCATCATAATAGCCGGTCCGATGATCCAGACTGCATCAATCTTCTGATCTGCGACAGTCTCCTTCAGGACATCTGCTGCAAAACCATGTCTTCCCTTTGAGCCGTCATCGGTTGTGACGTGGAGTTCATCACAGATCTCTCTCATTTCATCTTCAAAGATGAGCATCCCGGCATTCCTGGCCCCGATGATCCCGATGACTTTATTTCCTGCTTTTTTCAATGCCTCTGCAATACAGGGTGTTGAAGATATTCCAGCTCCACCACCAACAATTACACAGGTTCCCCATGATTTTACTTCACTTGGGTGACCAAGAGGTCCGACAATATCTGCAATATTGCCACCGGGTTTAATAGCTGCAAGGGCGTGGGTGGTCTTCCCGACTGCCATAAAAACGATTCTGACCAGATCTCCTCTAGCGCGGGAGATAGTAAGGGGTATCCGCTCTCCGGTCTCATCGATTCGGATGATTACAAACTGCCCTGCCTGTGCGTTTCGAGCAACATGTGGTGCATCAACCCAGATTTCAAATATCTTATCTGCTATCTCGTTTGATTTCTCTATTGTATACAAAAAAATGTCACATCCGGAAAGCTGGTCGTGTGCCTTATTTATTACCCGTTCAACTTCTTTACCTTACGCACGCGAACCGCAACCCCGCGGTGTGACCTTATCATCTCATCTGCTGACATCACAGCACGACCTGTTGCCATGGCATTCTCCCCAATGACTAGGATCTCATCGCCTTCCCTGACTGCAGGATCAGCCTCAACAACTCCCGGAGCAAGAATATCCCCCTGGGGAACAAAGTCGTCGATATAGACCCGGTACCCGGTGTCAATCATGCTCCATCCGTCAAAGGTCGGTCTGAGCATACCGGTTGAGGGTTCGAGAGAGAAGATCTGCTGACGCCCTTTCTTCACGATAACTTCAGGGTATGATCCTTTAACTTCAAGCCCAGGAACCCTGAGGTCATATCCGAACTGCATTGAGACCAAACCCCTGAGAAGATGATTCTTCACTTTCTTCTCGCCTGACAGTGCCTCGCTCAGTTGCCTGAGAGCTACGGGATCGGTTGGATGAGTAGAACAGGTAGACTCTAAGGTTATACCTGCCTGATCTGCAGCATCTGTTGCGATAAGAAGAGCATCACCATCAAGGTGTGCAATGACCCGGCGGTACTGGTGTTTCATGAGATACTTAGCAAG is part of the Methanospirillum lacunae genome and harbors:
- the gltA gene encoding NADPH-dependent glutamate synthase; this translates as MGDRPAEVRIHDFLEVDTGFSPEEAIAEANRCLQCKKPACVDGCPVNINIPVFIAEIAEGNFANAAVSIKTQNMLPAICGRVCPQETQCEILCILGNKDKPIRIGQLERFAADEERRTGIKPQDKKPSTGKRVAVIGSGPAGITAAGELAREGHSVVMYESLHLPGGVLTYGIPAFRLPKDVVNAELDQVLKLGVEVKLNHFVGKSVSLSELLTYDAVMLGTGAGLPYFMNIPGEHLNGVYSANEFLTRVNLMHADQFPRFDTPIAKASRVVVVGGGNVAMDAARTARRMGAKVTLVYRRRSEDLPARLAEIHHAEEEGIEFITCANPTRILGEQVVTGVECVRMQMCELDASGRPAAKPIDGDTFTLDCDVVIQAIGQGPNPVLVREIEGIERGRAGNVIADGDGKTSHPKIFAAGDVTTGAATVILAMGGAKKAAQSICSYLTSK
- a CDS encoding lysylphosphatidylglycerol synthase transmembrane domain-containing protein; this encodes MEKSQKKWIYISIGISVIILAVMVGSTFNEETLTYLAHINIFFLMLALSLRFISFALWALRIQKMSLSLGYHVPFAHCYNMVVANLLAGALTPGQAGGEPVRIHELYKAKMSVGDATAVVIMERVLDAIMLVGLSICSIFIMGSVIWSLNSGIIFVIFFSLFLLIFFVLLLVYAVRYPDPAKRLVMRFLHWIEVKMKKPSFQKIITRTDVEFDNFCCGINAFAKHGKSGFVWGSVCTILFWFSEFVVASVILMGLGLPPSVSESMLAQIIIALVSMIPITPGASGVAELSAASLYALFVPTAALGIFILLWRLIMFYLNIVFGFISTMFIFKREITE
- a CDS encoding ribonuclease III domain-containing protein; this translates as MHYSADKPNLEDIIGYTFADPDILERALSRKAYCQEQGYPETNHMDALATLGDAVIELHILTRLVETGGCDKGEISVKKMDLVNMSILRRAGETIHLHEYIHWGNGEMRMHIWSSGRVIAECIEALIGAVYLDGGLYGAGQVMETIGLFPA
- a CDS encoding sulfide/dihydroorotate dehydrogenase-like FAD/NAD-binding protein; the protein is MYTIEKSNEIADKIFEIWVDAPHVARNAQAGQFVIIRIDETGERIPLTISRARGDLVRIVFMAVGKTTHALAAIKPGGNIADIVGPLGHPSEVKSWGTCVIVGGGAGISSTPCIAEALKKAGNKVIGIIGARNAGMLIFEDEMREICDELHVTTDDGSKGRHGFAADVLKETVADQKIDAVWIIGPAIMMKITSMATRDKGIKTFVSLNPIMVDGTGMCGSCRCQVAGKTVFACVDGPEFDAHEVDFDLLMQRQRYYMEQEKEAIALWNQHGCSCAEGK